A portion of the Sulfuricurvum kujiense DSM 16994 genome contains these proteins:
- a CDS encoding 2-oxoacid:acceptor oxidoreductase subunit alpha: protein MKDSVSVLIGGKAGQGIASIETLLTKGFKRAGFYTFSTKEFMSRIRGGSNTTLIRISKRPVNAPVFKVDIFVPLDTDSYYHALERISQETFLIAKKGDFECDCTLYDHDLPSLAKSIGSPIVSNTIAAALVFGMLGCDLGILKEIVSELYQDEMLEINLRALDIGAQLAEDNGNCRYCIEPNPISRKAGDFFLSGTEGVGFGSIAGGCNFICSYPMSPSTGVLTFLAKQSRTFGICVEQAEDEIAAFQMGLGAWYSGGRAITTTSGGGFALMGEGLSLSGITETPMVVYLAQRPGPATGLPTRTEQGDLELSIYSGHGEFPRIVLAPGDPKECFELTRMAFDLADQYQIPVIILSDQYLADSYFHIERFEIGSRQPVSRIVKTDAEYKRYCLSDNGISPRGIPGYGEGLVLVDSDEHTEEGLITESMSVRNEQNGKRLQKINLIFDEAIVPEVEGEGDIIVLGWGSTKHIIKEAVERIGDERVSIIHFSWVHPLSESQLTPLREDKTIVVVENNATGQFAKLLRLHGIRVDHQILKSDGLSFFVDELSKKLASALKEIR from the coding sequence AAAGCGGGTCAGGGGATCGCGAGTATAGAGACTTTGCTCACCAAAGGGTTTAAAAGAGCGGGTTTTTACACTTTTTCAACCAAAGAGTTTATGTCCAGAATCCGAGGCGGAAGCAATACGACATTGATTCGTATTTCGAAGCGTCCTGTTAACGCCCCTGTATTCAAGGTGGACATCTTTGTCCCGCTGGACACGGATTCATACTATCATGCCCTAGAGAGGATAAGCCAAGAGACATTTTTGATCGCCAAAAAAGGGGATTTTGAGTGTGACTGTACCCTCTATGATCATGATTTGCCCTCACTGGCCAAAAGTATCGGAAGTCCGATCGTCTCCAATACGATAGCCGCGGCACTGGTTTTCGGAATGCTCGGATGCGATTTAGGTATATTAAAAGAGATTGTGTCGGAGCTGTATCAAGATGAGATGCTTGAGATAAATCTTAGAGCATTGGATATCGGAGCGCAGCTGGCTGAAGATAACGGAAATTGCCGCTATTGTATCGAACCGAATCCAATTTCAAGAAAAGCCGGAGATTTCTTTTTAAGCGGTACGGAAGGGGTAGGATTCGGCTCTATTGCGGGAGGATGCAATTTTATCTGTAGCTATCCGATGAGCCCTTCGACGGGGGTATTAACCTTTTTGGCGAAGCAGAGCCGAACGTTCGGTATCTGTGTCGAACAAGCCGAAGATGAGATTGCCGCGTTTCAGATGGGGCTAGGTGCCTGGTACAGCGGTGGACGGGCAATTACGACGACGAGCGGCGGCGGATTTGCCCTGATGGGTGAGGGACTCAGTCTCAGCGGGATAACCGAAACTCCGATGGTTGTCTATCTGGCGCAGCGTCCCGGACCCGCGACCGGACTTCCCACACGGACGGAACAGGGGGATTTGGAACTCTCCATTTATAGCGGCCACGGTGAATTTCCGCGGATTGTACTGGCTCCGGGTGATCCTAAAGAGTGTTTTGAGTTGACCCGCATGGCATTCGATCTCGCCGATCAGTATCAGATTCCGGTGATAATCTTGAGCGATCAGTATTTGGCGGATAGCTATTTTCATATCGAGCGGTTTGAAATCGGTTCCCGACAGCCAGTTTCTCGCATCGTTAAAACCGATGCGGAGTATAAACGCTATTGTTTGAGCGACAATGGGATCAGTCCGCGCGGAATTCCGGGGTACGGCGAGGGGCTGGTATTGGTCGATTCGGACGAACATACCGAAGAAGGGCTGATCACCGAGAGTATGTCGGTACGTAACGAACAAAACGGCAAACGGTTACAAAAGATAAATTTGATCTTTGATGAAGCGATTGTTCCCGAAGTTGAGGGGGAGGGCGATATTATTGTTCTCGGATGGGGGAGTACGAAACACATTATCAAAGAGGCCGTTGAGAGAATCGGCGATGAGAGGGTATCGATAATCCATTTTTCGTGGGTCCATCCGCTGAGCGAATCTCAGCTGACTCCGCTGAGAGAGGATAAAACGATCGTGGTGGTTGAGAATAACGCCACGGGGCAGTTTGCAAAACTTTTACGATTGCACGGTATTAGAGTGGATCATCAGATTCTGAAATCCGACGGCTTGAGTTTTTTTGTCGATGAACTCTCTAAAAAACTCGCATCCGCATTAAAGGAGATACGATGA
- a CDS encoding thiamine pyrophosphate-dependent enzyme has translation MNTRFDRIVEDNAWCPGCGNFSILAHLKEALDEMGLDPLNTVVVSGIGQAAKTPQYMSVHMFNGLHGRALPVAQGVKVSNPSLTVIAEGGDGDMYGEGGNHFMAAIRRNADIINIVHNNMVYGLTKGQASPTSQREFKTPVQTEGVHVEPFNPIATAISLDASLVIRTFSGNKEHCKKMLKIAIEHKGYVLIDIFQPCITFNKTNTFKWFKDNVYELPESYDPTDKVKAFEKALESHPFPIGVLYKSPPKMTLEDILRIENGMDERPLLFHQVDFHALSKEMDKYI, from the coding sequence ATGAATACACGCTTTGATCGAATTGTCGAAGACAATGCATGGTGTCCCGGATGCGGAAATTTTTCGATTCTGGCCCATCTAAAAGAGGCACTGGATGAAATGGGGCTTGACCCGCTTAACACGGTAGTGGTTTCGGGGATAGGGCAGGCGGCGAAAACACCGCAATATATGTCTGTTCATATGTTCAACGGTCTTCACGGCAGAGCGCTCCCCGTCGCGCAGGGGGTAAAAGTATCCAATCCTTCACTCACGGTCATTGCCGAAGGGGGAGATGGGGATATGTACGGAGAGGGGGGAAACCACTTTATGGCCGCAATCCGCCGAAATGCCGATATCATTAATATCGTCCATAACAATATGGTTTACGGCCTCACCAAAGGGCAGGCTTCTCCGACATCTCAGCGGGAGTTTAAAACGCCCGTGCAGACCGAGGGGGTGCATGTAGAGCCTTTCAATCCGATTGCCACGGCGATATCGCTCGATGCATCGCTCGTGATCCGTACTTTTTCAGGGAACAAGGAACATTGTAAAAAAATGCTCAAAATCGCTATTGAGCATAAGGGATATGTTTTGATCGATATTTTTCAGCCGTGCATTACATTCAATAAAACCAATACCTTTAAGTGGTTTAAGGATAACGTGTACGAGCTGCCGGAGAGTTATGACCCGACGGATAAAGTAAAAGCATTTGAAAAAGCGCTGGAGTCTCATCCTTTTCCGATCGGCGTACTTTACAAAAGTCCTCCTAAAATGACATTGGAAGATATTTTAAGGATTGAGAACGGAATGGATGAACGTCCTCTCTTGTTTCATCAGGTTGACTTTCATGCGCTTAGCAAAGAGATGGATAAATATATTTAA
- the rd gene encoding rubredoxin translates to MTKFECNVCGYIYDPEVGDLDNGIEAGMRFEELPEDWVCPVCGVGKEDFSELAD, encoded by the coding sequence ATGACAAAATTTGAGTGCAATGTATGCGGTTACATTTATGATCCGGAAGTAGGCGACCTCGATAACGGTATAGAAGCCGGGATGCGTTTTGAGGAACTTCCCGAAGATTGGGTATGCCCTGTCTGCGGTGTCGGGAAAGAAGATTTTAGCGAATTGGCCGACTAA